DNA from Gemmatimonas sp.:
GGCGGCGGGGTCAGGGTCGAGGCCAGGGGCTACCTGTCGGGGCACACCACGCCAACCCACGCCCCCCGACCCCCCAACCGCCGCCCCCAGACGCCCAGCGCAGCGTCGGCCAGACCGGAGCCCCGACCCCGACTGCCCTAAAGACCCCGACCCGGGCCCAAACCCCGACTGGAGGAAGACCCCGACCGTAGTGGCGGTGCCCCGACCGCTGTGGCCGTACCCCGACCGTCGTGGCAGTGCCGTGACCACACCCCCGACCCCGACCCCGACCCAGACGGTAGTCAGCCGCCAAACCTGCCCCGCAGCAACGCGCGCAAATCCACGATGGGCTCGAGCACCGCCCCTTCGCGCGGGCCCGGCAGCGGGTGCAGCGGCGGCTCCGGTTCGCCGATCGTGACCCGCTGCATCGTCTGCCGCACGCCGGGGTCGAGAAAGCGCGAGAGTTGCGAATAGGCGAAATCGGCGCCCATGCGCGTGGCGTAGCTGTGCAGCGGGTATGTCACATAGAGCTCGTGGCGCGCGCGCGTCATCGCCACATACAGCAGCCGACGCTCCTCCTCTATCTGCGCCTCGTCGTTCGCCAGGCGGGCCATGGGGAACACCCCATCGCTGGCGTGGATGACGAACACCGCGTCCCATTCCTTCCCCTTGGCCGAGTGCACCGTGGAGAGGATGAGTGCGTCGTCCTCGTCGGTGCTCCCCACCGCCAGATCCTGCGTCGCCGCTGGCGGCTCGAGCGCCAGCGTGGCGAGGAACGTGGTACGGTCGGGGTAGCCCGCGGCAATGGTCTCGAGCTGGTCCAGATCCGCCATCCGCGGCGGCGCGTCGTCGTACGTCGCCTGCAGGAGCGGGTCGTACAGCTGCCGCACCAGCCGGATGCTTTCGGCGGGGCTGTGTGGCTGGTCCTGTCGTTCCACGCGCCGCATGCCGTCGAAGAGCGCGGCGATCGCCAGCAGGCCGGGGCGCGACCGCGCGGCCGCGCGCACCGCGCCGAGGGCCATGGGTTCCCACTGGTGCTGGGCCAGCAGTTCGATGGCCGCGCGCGCCGTGGCGTCGCCCACGCCGGGGAGCAGCCGCAGGAGGCGGTACCAGCTCACCTCGTCGCGCGGGTTCTCGAGAAGGCGCAGGAACGCCAGCAGGTCCTTGACGTGCGCCGCCTCGAGGAACTTGAGCCCGCCCCACTTCTCGTACGGAATGCGCCGGTTGGCCAGTTCGATTTCGAGATCGGCGCTCAGGTAGCCGGCGCGAAAGAGCACCGCCATTTCCCGCAGGGGCGTGCCCTGCTCGTGCAGTTCCAGCAGGCGGTCCACCACGAACGCCGTTTGCGCCGCCTCGTCGCGCACCGTCACCAGCCACGGGGCCTCGCCGCCGTCGCGCTCGGTGAAGAGCCGCTTGGAGTACCGTTCGGTGCTGCGCGAGATGAGCACGTTCGTGCTCTCGAGAATGGGCGCCGTGCTGCGGTAGTTCTGTTCGAGCGTGATGATGCGCGTGCCGGGAAACTGCCCCGGGAAGTCGAGGATGTTGCGGATGGTGGCGCCGCGGAAGGCGTAGATGCTCTGGGCATCATCGCCCACCACGGTGAGGCGGCCATTGGTACAGAGACCGCGCAGAATGCGCGACTGCAGCGGGTTGGTGTCCTGATACTCGTCCACGAGCACGTGATCGTAGAGCGCGCGCAGCTGCTGGGCGATGGGCGGCGCCTGCTCCAGCAGCAGCGCCCACGAGAGCAGCAGGTCGTCGTAGTCGAGCAGGTTGCGGTCGGTCTTGCGCCGCACGTAGTCGGTGAAGCACCGCTCGATGTCGCCGGTCCAGCTGAGGAAGTGCGGCCACTGCTCGCCGAGGATATCCGCCACCTCCTGTCCGGTGTTCACGTGGCGCGAATAGATCGCGAGCAGCGTTTCGGCGCGCGGGAAGCGCGGGGCGCCGCGGGGGGCGTTCTTGAGGTCTCCATAGCCCAGCGCCGAGCGGGAGAGCCCCATGAGGTCGCCGGCATCGCCCTGGTCGAGAATGGTGAAGTCGGCGGGGAGGCCGGCCGCCGGCCCGAAGCGGCGCAGCAGCCGGTGCGCGGTGCCGTGGAAGGTGCCCCCCTGTACCTGTCGCGAATCGGAGCCGACCAGGCGCTCGCAGCGGCTCACCATTTCCTGTGCGGCACGCCGCGTGAAGGTGAGCAGCAGGATGCGGTGGGCGGGCACCCCGCGGTGGATGAGCGCGGCCACGCGGTGAATGAGCGTACGCGTCTTCCCCGACCCCGCCCCGGCCACGATGAGCAGGGGGGTATCGCCGTGACTGGCGGCGTCGGCCTGGGCCGCATTGAGCGCCGGTCCCTCGGGGGCCGGGGGCGGCGCGACGACCCGTCGGGCCGGCAGTGGGGTGTGGACGCGGGGGAGATCGTCGGCCATCCCCGAAGATACGCAGAAGACGGGCCCCGCAGACAGCGGCGGTGACAGGCGACGCCCGTCCGGGGTACGGCAGCGACCGGACGGGACCCTGGCGCCAACGCGGCCGGCCTCGCCCCGGTGCCGGGTCCGTGACGTTGGCGGGGGGCGGCGCGTCCCTGTCCCATGAGGTACCGTTCCTGAGCGCGGTGCGGGTTTTCTACGGGTCGTGATGTGGATAACTCGCCGGGACGGGGCCAACGTGGTAACATTGTGACAGGCGACCGGAAACTCGGGGGATCTCGGCGGCTTGACCGTGCCGCCGATCACCCCTAGGTTTCGCGCTTGCTATTGTCGCGAGGAGTGTGTGCGCCATCCTACCCTTGGATGGGCGCGGCACTGCTGGTGAGCAATAGGAGAGGGGCCCGCATGCTGGCGGAGCTTGGACCGTCCAGCTGGTGGGGTAGGGCTGCTGCCGTGGGTACGGCAGCGGGCAGGTCTTCCGGGCATCACGCTGCATCTGTACGACACTGAACTCCCTTCGGCCGCTCCCCGATACGAGATCAGGTCCCCTGCACTGCGGTGTTGATGAGGCGGTCGCCGACTGGCGGCGCCTACCACAGCAGGTCTGTTGTAGCGCGGGTACCCGACCCACGCGACGGCAACTACCTCCACTACCTCGCAAGAGGGGGATGAATGCAACTCTTTTCTCGGAACAAGGCGCTCGCCGCCCTGAGCCTCGGTGCCCTGGTGGCACTCGGTGCTTGCGGTGACGACGTCACGGTGCCCGTAGCACCGGCGGCTCCGGTGGTCATCTCGATCACCCCGCCGAGTGCGTCGATGAACGTCGGCGAGGCGCTGAACTTCGCCGTCCAGATCACGGGCGGCAGCACGACGGCCGCGCCGACGCTGTCGTCCTGCACGTCCAGCAATGCCGCCGTGGCCACGGCCGCGGTGCAGGGCTCGGCGTGCCGCGTGACCGCGGTCGCCGCGGGTAACGCCACGGTGACGGCGGCGGCCTCGACCGGTCAGGTCGCGGCGGCGTCGGTTACGGTGTCGGCCCCGACGCCGGCCATCACGTCGCTCGCGGTGTCGCCCTCGGCGGCGCAGCTCGGCGTTGGCCAGTCGGTCACGCTGGTCCCGACGGTGCAGCCGGCTGGCCGCACGGTCACGTTCACTTACGCCACCTCCTCGGCCGCCACGGCGACCGTGAGCGCGGCGGGTGTGGTGACGGCGGTGGCTCCCGGTGTCGCCACCATCACGGTGACGGCGGCGGGTTCGGGCGCGGGCTTTGCCAACGCCAGCATCCAGCAGGCGGTCACGATCACGGTGTCCGAGCGGACGCCTGGCCTCACGGCGCTCAACGTGCAGCCGGCCACGGTGGCGCTCGCGCTCGGTGGCACGCAGGCGCTGACCGCGTCGGTCCAGGGCCCGCGCGCCTCGGCCGCGACGATCACGTACGGCACCAGCGCCCCGTCCATCGCGACGGTCAGCGCCATGGGTGTCATCACGGCGGTTGGTCAGGGTACGGCGGTGGTGACGGTGACGGCGCAGAGCACCGAGTCCGGTGCGTTTGCCGCCTCGTCGGTCACGGCCCTCGTGCCGGTGACGGTCTCGCCGAACGCGCAGGTCGTCATCACGAGCCTCACGGACAACGGCAGCACGATCGACATCACGAACGTCGCCGGCCAGTTCGAAGTGAACCTCTCCGTGCAGCCGAACGGCCAGAACGTGTCGTCGGTGCAGGCGTGGGTCTGCGACCCGGCCGAGACCGTGGCGCAGTGCGCCGCGCGCACCAACGGCGTGCCGGCTGCGCAGCAGTCGTTCACGGCCGCCGGTGCGCAGGCCTCGAACGTCCAGCTGTACATCAACTCGGCGGAGTTCAGCACGCCGAACTTCACCACGGGTGAAGACGCGAACACGCTGTACAAGAACGGCCTCCGCACGATCGTGGCCACGCTGACCACGACCCCGGCCGCCGCGTCGACGATCGCGTCGAACAACATCTCGCAGGTGAACTTCAACAACCCGGACGGCTGGACCATCCAGTGGACGCAGCCGACCAACCGTGCCAATGCCTCCAACGGCATCACCTGGTACGGCGGTCCGAGCACGCCGGATCCGCTCGTCCCGGGCGCCACGTCGGGCGACGGCTCGTTCACGGTTGTGCCGGTCATCTACACCCCGAACCGCACCATCGCCTCGGCCGTGCTCGGCTTCGTCGACGCGGGCGTGGCCACCTTCTCGTGCGGGTCCACCATCCAGGCGACGCAGCGTCCGTTCCGTGCCGCCTACGGCACGAGCGCGCGCAACACGACGCAGGGTTCGCTGTACTTCAACTGCGGTACGCGCCCGACGCTTGGCGTCGCTGGTGCCGTGTCGGACGCAGCGGGCTACTCGCCCTGGGTCTCCAGCTCGGTTGACAACAACAACGCCGCTGGTCCGAACAACACCGGCCTCACGCCGGCTGCGGCCACGTCGATCTACACGCCGATCAACGCGGCGGGCAACCCGGCGTTCGCCGGTCGCTTCCGCCAGTCGCTGGCGTTCCGCCCGAACACCATCTTCATCCCGGGTGACTACCGCTCGCCGGTCGTGAACAACTACGACGTGCGTGGTGGTGGCGGCACGGGCACCTTCGTCGACTCGGCCTGGACCAACGGCACGTACTCGATGGCTGGTGGCTTCAGCAGCAGCACGGGCGACCCGCTGCGTCTGACCGTCACCGACGGCGGTGTCGGCCTGCTCGGTTCCGGCTCGACCACGTCGGCTCGTAACACGCAGTTCCAGGTGTGCGCGTTCCCGGCCACGATCTCCGCGACTGCGGCCACGAACTGCACCGAGCCGATCGCGACGGGTGGCATCACGGCCACGGTGGCCTCGATGAACATCCCCGAAGCGGCCGACCTGACCAACCGCGCGTACATCACGCAGGTTGTGGAAACCGATCGCCTCGGCAACCGTGGCGTCTCGGTGCTCTCCACGTGGAGCAACAGCAGCACGGGTGAGTCGCAGACGCAGACGGCCGGCATCAACACCACGTCGACCTTCCCGTCGTCGTTCGGTGTCGACCTTACGGCGCCGACGGTCGTGGCCATCCCGAACACGGGCACGGGCGCGATCACCGGCTTCACCCGTACGGACGTCGACTCGATCTACGCCAGCACGGCCAGTGGCCTGAACACGGCCGGCGCCATCGCGTCGGAAGCCGCGGTCTTCGCGGTGCGCTTCACCGACAGCCGCGCGGGCTTCCCGACCTGTACGACCACCAGCACGAACTGCTTCGGCAACAACGCAGCCAACGTGCGTGGCGGTAACTTCCAGATCACCCGCCGCACGGCGCCCGCGCTCGCGAACGTGAGCAACGACGCCCTGGTCGAGAGCCTCGTCAACAGCGGCACCGCCGCTGGCCGCACGTTCCGCAACTCGATCGACGCGGGCGTGTTCAGCCTCGACAACTCGGTCCGTGAGTTCTCGATCGCCCTCGGCAGCGTGGCCGGCCGCAACAACCTGACGACTGGCCTCCCGGCCAGCCTCGGCACGGCGGTTGATGGCTACTACACGTTCTCGGGCACCATCACCGACCGCGCTGGCAACAGCCGCGATCTCACGCCGCGCACGGTGGCCGTCGACAACTCGTCGCCTGCCATCTCGAGCCTTACCGCCCCGGCCGTTCTCACCGGTGGCCAGACGGTGACGTTCACGCCGACCGCGTCGGACGCGCTCGAAGTGATCTCGGCTGACCTGCAGCTCACGTACGGCCAGCTTGGCAAGACGGATGGTACCCAGGTTGCGGCGACGCTTCCGACGGGCCTCCGCTTCTGGCGCGTGCCGAACTTCGCGAGCGGCGGCAACCCGGTGCTCGGCCTCTGGAACAATCCGTTCCAGGCCGTCACGAGCGGCAAGCTGGCCTACGTGATCGGCGCGGGCACCACCCTGGGTGGCGGCCTCAACCTGCCGATTGCGTTCGTCCAGCAGCTCATCACGGTGGACGGTGCGGACGCGCCGATCGCGCCGGCCGGTTACGCGACCTTCACGGACGTCAAGCCGTCGGCCGCCTCGGCCCGCGTCTACGACATCCGTACCACGTCCACGCGTGCCTTCACCGACCTCGGCCGCTCGTCGACCGTAGGCACGGTGACCATCGGCGGCGGTCAGGTCCCGACGTCCACGAAGGATTGGACGACGGCGACGGGCGGCTCGGGCATCACCTCGTGGCAGCTGTTCAGCTCCACGGGCGGTGTGGCCGAGTACCGCGCCACCACCTCGACGTCGGTCACCAACCCGCCGTTCACGGCGGTGCACGTGATCCGCGCCGGCACCACGGAGTGGGAGTACCTCGGCACCGCGACCTTCGCGGGCACGGTTGACCAGGGTGCGCTCCGCTTCTACCGCTACACGTTCACGTTCGCGGGCGTCAGCCAGGGCCAGTTCAACCAGGCCGGCCTCACCGGCGGCGACATCATCCGCGCCATCGGTGTGGATGCGAACGGCAACGGTCTGTCGTCGCGCAACGGCCAGTTTGGTCTCGCCAACGCGATTCCGGCTGGTACGACGATCAACGCCGCCACGGCCGCGATCTCGGATGGTGGCACGAACGCGGTGGCGCTCTCGCTCACGCCGAATCCGGCTGGCGTCAGCATCGCCTACACGTGCTCCACGTCGTCGCCGTTCCTCACGGCCGCGATGACGGGCCCGGCTACCTGCACGCTGACCGCGCAGGGTGTTGCGGTGGCCACGGTCAATGCCGATGTGGTCTTCACGGCCACCGGTGTTGCTGCGGGCACGAACACCAACACGATCACCCGCACGGTGCAGTTCACCCGCGTTCCGTAACAACGGAGTAGGGTGGTAAATCAGAGGGCCTCACTCCTTCGGGAGTGAGGCCCTTCTGATTTGCGCCAAAGTTGCGATCTTACAGGCGCCCCGCGTTGCGGGGCGTGTTCGTTTCCACCCAGCCCACAACATCCCATGAAGACTTCCGTTGTCCGCGTGTTTGCTACCCTCTCGTTCACCACCCTGGCCGCCTGTTCGGGTGATGCGGCAGGCAGCTCCCGGCTCAATAGCCTCGATGAAGGCATGACCGTGGATCAGGCCGTCGACGCCATGGGCGCCGGTCCGCTCACCGCCACCGGCAGCGACACCGTGCGCCTGGTGAACGGCTACCGCCGCATGCGCTACTTCCTCAACGGCGCCAACTTCGAGGTGGTCTACGCCCGCGATCTCGAGGGCAACGTTTCGGAGCCGCTACTGCAGGCCAACGAAACCCCCGCCGTCTTCAAGGACGGCAAGCTGGTGGGGTGGGGGTGGAAGTACTACGTGGAGGAAGCCATGCCCAAATTCATGCTCCCCACCCCGCTGCGTGCCGTGGACACCATGCAGGTGTACAAGGCGGACAGCGCCAGGAAGGACAGTGCGCCCGCCCTCCCACCCGGTATGCAGACGCCGGAGCAGGCGGAGCCACCGGCCTCGCCAAAGGCGAATCCGCCGTCCGCCGCCCCCGGCTCCAAGAGCTGAGGTCACCACCGGGCAGTACCGCTGCCCGGCTACCACCCGGCAAGAAGGCGGCATAAACAGCACGGCCCCGGCGATTGCTTGCCGGGGCCGTGCTGTTTGCTCCTGCTGTTTGCTCCTGCTGTTTGCTCCCCCCGCGAGCTCACGGTGACCACCGCCGTTGGCGATGGTCACCGTGGGCCACGGCGCCTTACGGCACGTTGGCCGTGAAGGGGATGGGGCTGCCAAGAATGCTGCCCGACACCGTAGCAGTGACGGTACGCGCACCGCTGCCGCTGGGCATGACCCATGCGCCGGACGAGGCCAGGCCGCTGGCGTCGGTGACCGCGGTGACCGTGGTGCCCCCGCTGATCGTGCCGCTTCCGCTCCCGACCACGAACGTAACGGTGACGCCGAGTACCGGGTTGTTGAACTGGTCGCTCACCCGCACCGTGGGAATGGACGTGACCGCCGTGTTCGCCGTAGCACTCTGCGTAACCGCCGACAGCGCGGCGGCCTGCGAGGCCGCCAGCGCCGTGCCGGTGACGCGCCACGTCACGTCGGGCGTGAGCGTGAGGCCGTTCACCAGGACACGCAGCCGGTAGTCACCGGCCTGCGTGCCAATCCGCCACGAGGTGAGCTGCGCGAGTCCATCTGCGCCGGTGGTGCGCGTAGCCCCTACGAGCGTGTTGATGCCATCGAGCGACTCGAAGGTTACGGCGGCCCCGCTGACCGGGTTGCCGTTCGCGTCCACGACCCGGGCAGTAGGGATGGGCGAGATGAAGCTGTTGACCGGGAAGTTGGGGGCAACGGAGTCGCCCACCACCACCACATTGGCCGCCACACCCGCCGTGGCCGTGGCCGTGAAGGTCACGCTGGGCACGTTGTTGATGCTGGCGGTGAGCGTCTGCACGCCAGCCGTGTTGCCCAGGCGCCAGCTGCCGAGCGTGGCCTGACCGGCCGCGTTGCTGACCGCCGACGCCCCGGTGAGCACGCCCGTGCTGGCCGTGAAGGTGACCGTGACCCCAGACACCGGGTTGCCGCGGTTGTCCCGCACCACCACCGACGGCGCGACGGGGAGCAGGGAACCGGCGACGCCCGTCTGGTTATTGCCCGCCGAGATGCTCAGCGAGGCCGGGGCGCCCGGGGTGGCCTGCGCCGTGAAGAGCACCGGCTGCACGGTAATGCCCGAGGCGGTCGCGCGCAGGGTGTTGGTACCGGGGGTCTCACCCAGCGTCCACGCGCCAACCGTGGCCGTGCCGTTGGCGTCGGTGGTCTGCCGGCGGGCGACCGCCGAACCACCGCCGTCGATGACGTCGAACACCACTTCAATGCCCGACACCGGGTTGCCCAGCGCGTCGGTGATGCGAACGGCCGGGTCGATGGGGAGGGTACGACCCACCGTGGCCGATTGGTTGTTGCCGGCGAGCGCCACCATGCTGGTGGCCGCCCCCGGGCGCGCCACCGCCGAGAACACCACCGGCGGGAGCGAGCCCACCGCGGCGGACAGCGTGTAGGTGGCGGCCGTGCTGCCCAGCTGCCAGCCATCGGGCGACGCGACACCCTGCAGGTTGGTGGTGCGGGTACCGCC
Protein-coding regions in this window:
- a CDS encoding ATP-dependent helicase, coding for MADDLPRVHTPLPARRVVAPPPAPEGPALNAAQADAASHGDTPLLIVAGAGSGKTRTLIHRVAALIHRGVPAHRILLLTFTRRAAQEMVSRCERLVGSDSRQVQGGTFHGTAHRLLRRFGPAAGLPADFTILDQGDAGDLMGLSRSALGYGDLKNAPRGAPRFPRAETLLAIYSRHVNTGQEVADILGEQWPHFLSWTGDIERCFTDYVRRKTDRNLLDYDDLLLSWALLLEQAPPIAQQLRALYDHVLVDEYQDTNPLQSRILRGLCTNGRLTVVGDDAQSIYAFRGATIRNILDFPGQFPGTRIITLEQNYRSTAPILESTNVLISRSTERYSKRLFTERDGGEAPWLVTVRDEAAQTAFVVDRLLELHEQGTPLREMAVLFRAGYLSADLEIELANRRIPYEKWGGLKFLEAAHVKDLLAFLRLLENPRDEVSWYRLLRLLPGVGDATARAAIELLAQHQWEPMALGAVRAAARSRPGLLAIAALFDGMRRVERQDQPHSPAESIRLVRQLYDPLLQATYDDAPPRMADLDQLETIAAGYPDRTTFLATLALEPPAATQDLAVGSTDEDDALILSTVHSAKGKEWDAVFVIHASDGVFPMARLANDEAQIEEERRLLYVAMTRARHELYVTYPLHSYATRMGADFAYSQLSRFLDPGVRQTMQRVTIGEPEPPLHPLPGPREGAVLEPIVDLRALLRGRFGG
- a CDS encoding Ig-like domain-containing protein: MQLFSRNKALAALSLGALVALGACGDDVTVPVAPAAPVVISITPPSASMNVGEALNFAVQITGGSTTAAPTLSSCTSSNAAVATAAVQGSACRVTAVAAGNATVTAAASTGQVAAASVTVSAPTPAITSLAVSPSAAQLGVGQSVTLVPTVQPAGRTVTFTYATSSAATATVSAAGVVTAVAPGVATITVTAAGSGAGFANASIQQAVTITVSERTPGLTALNVQPATVALALGGTQALTASVQGPRASAATITYGTSAPSIATVSAMGVITAVGQGTAVVTVTAQSTESGAFAASSVTALVPVTVSPNAQVVITSLTDNGSTIDITNVAGQFEVNLSVQPNGQNVSSVQAWVCDPAETVAQCAARTNGVPAAQQSFTAAGAQASNVQLYINSAEFSTPNFTTGEDANTLYKNGLRTIVATLTTTPAAASTIASNNISQVNFNNPDGWTIQWTQPTNRANASNGITWYGGPSTPDPLVPGATSGDGSFTVVPVIYTPNRTIASAVLGFVDAGVATFSCGSTIQATQRPFRAAYGTSARNTTQGSLYFNCGTRPTLGVAGAVSDAAGYSPWVSSSVDNNNAAGPNNTGLTPAAATSIYTPINAAGNPAFAGRFRQSLAFRPNTIFIPGDYRSPVVNNYDVRGGGGTGTFVDSAWTNGTYSMAGGFSSSTGDPLRLTVTDGGVGLLGSGSTTSARNTQFQVCAFPATISATAATNCTEPIATGGITATVASMNIPEAADLTNRAYITQVVETDRLGNRGVSVLSTWSNSSTGESQTQTAGINTTSTFPSSFGVDLTAPTVVAIPNTGTGAITGFTRTDVDSIYASTASGLNTAGAIASEAAVFAVRFTDSRAGFPTCTTTSTNCFGNNAANVRGGNFQITRRTAPALANVSNDALVESLVNSGTAAGRTFRNSIDAGVFSLDNSVREFSIALGSVAGRNNLTTGLPASLGTAVDGYYTFSGTITDRAGNSRDLTPRTVAVDNSSPAISSLTAPAVLTGGQTVTFTPTASDALEVISADLQLTYGQLGKTDGTQVAATLPTGLRFWRVPNFASGGNPVLGLWNNPFQAVTSGKLAYVIGAGTTLGGGLNLPIAFVQQLITVDGADAPIAPAGYATFTDVKPSAASARVYDIRTTSTRAFTDLGRSSTVGTVTIGGGQVPTSTKDWTTATGGSGITSWQLFSSTGGVAEYRATTSTSVTNPPFTAVHVIRAGTTEWEYLGTATFAGTVDQGALRFYRYTFTFAGVSQGQFNQAGLTGGDIIRAIGVDANGNGLSSRNGQFGLANAIPAGTTINAATAAISDGGTNAVALSLTPNPAGVSIAYTCSTSSPFLTAAMTGPATCTLTAQGVAVATVNADVVFTATGVAAGTNTNTITRTVQFTRVP
- a CDS encoding Ig-like domain-containing protein; protein product: MQRRASFSWAALAATAALLAACNGDDGPRPPSTLAATSATNITGTVGDLVSDPLVVKVTDDRGAALGGIVVTFAVAEGGGSVTPAVDTTDNTGVASTRWRLGGTAGQQRVSATVTGVTTQINFIAAAAAGAPANVAVQAGNNQSATAGSVVPTPPSVIVRDRFNNPVNATSVFFSVSSGGGSVTGAGATTNASGVATVGSWTLGANVGTNTLTALVVANGVTSNPVTFTANGTAGTAAGISAQTSTSITGTVGALVTPVPSIRVVDANGNPVAGANVTFTASTGSTVVGGTRTTNLQGVASPDGWQLGSTAATYTLSAAVGSLPPVVFSAVARPGAATSMVALAGNNQSATVGRTLPIDPAVRITDALGNPVSGIEVVFDVIDGGGSAVARRQTTDANGTATVGAWTLGETPGTNTLRATASGITVQPVLFTAQATPGAPASLSISAGNNQTGVAGSLLPVAPSVVVRDNRGNPVSGVTVTFTASTGVLTGASAVSNAAGQATLGSWRLGNTAGVQTLTASINNVPSVTFTATATAGVAANVVVVGDSVAPNFPVNSFISPIPTARVVDANGNPVSGAAVTFESLDGINTLVGATRTTGADGLAQLTSWRIGTQAGDYRLRVLVNGLTLTPDVTWRVTGTALAASQAAALSAVTQSATANTAVTSIPTVRVSDQFNNPVLGVTVTFVVGSGSGTISGGTTVTAVTDASGLASSGAWVMPSGSGARTVTATVSGSILGSPIPFTANVP